Sequence from the Symbiopectobacterium purcellii genome:
ATAGCGATCGTCGCTGCTTACACCTGCATATGACCGATGAAGGCAAAGCGTTTCTCGATCGTCTGTTGCCACCGCAGCACCAGAGTTTGCATTTCCTCTGGTCGGCATTGGAAAAAGATGAGCAGAAGCAGTTGGAAGTATTGATGCGTAAATTGCTGGTGCGACTGGACGAAATGGACAAGATCGATAATCCATGATCTCGTCAGACCGATAATAACAATAGGCTTTGTTGAATAAATAGAACTTTTAGGTGAGCATCTGCTCAGATCACTACCGTCATTTCAACATCTGCACCCCATGGCAAAGCAAAAATTTAAAATCACCAACTGGTCTACGTACAACAAAGCTCTCAAGCTGCGCGGGTCTCTGACAATATGGCTGGATGAGTCGTCCGTTTCTGCATGGACGGAGAAAACAACGCCTGAACGGCGTGGCCGGCCGCGTCACTACTCAGATATGGCTATCACCACTGTTCTGATGATGAAACGCGTGTTTGGCCTTTCGCTAAGGGCTTTACAGGGCTTCGTTGACTCCATTTTTAAACTGATGGGGCTGCCGCTAAGATGCCCAGACTACTCGCTGCTCAGCAAGCGAGCAAAGACCGTTAAAATCAGCATAAAAACGCCGACCCGTGGTGAAATCTCCCATCTGGTCATTGACGCAACCGGCCTGAAGGTCTTTGGCGAAGGCGAATGGAAAGTCCGGCAGCATGGTGCAGAAAGACGGCGGGTGTGGCGTAAGCTGCATCTGGCCACAGACAGTGTGACGCATGAAATTATCTGTGCTGATTTGTCACTCAGCGGCACGACTGATGCTCAGGCTCTACCGGGCCTGATAAACCAGACCCACCGGAAAATCAGGGAAGCGTCGGCTGACGGCGCTTACGATACCCGCTACTGTCATGATGTGCTGCTGAGGAAGAGGATAAAGCCTCTTATTCCTCCACGACGTGGTGCGCAATATTGGCCAGACCGATACCATGAGCGTAATCACGCGGTTGCGGATCAGCGTCTAAGCGGCAGTAACGATGTCTGGAAAAAGAAAGTGGGCTATCATAGACGCTCAGTGGCTGAAACAGCGATATTCCGGTTCAAAACGCTTCTGGGCGATCATCTAAGTCTACGTGACTATGATGCGCAGGTAGGTGAGGCAATGGCGATGGTCAAAGCGCTTAACAAAATGACGCTGTTAGGCATGCCGAACAGCATCCGGATCGCATAACAATCGATCTGCTAGGGGAGCTGTAGTCACAAGTTCTGATTTATTCAACAAAGCCATAACAATACTGTCTTACCTTAAATACATCTTCACACGCACTGGCGTGTTTGCCAGATGCCTGGTGTTTTTAGATCAATACCCGTTCGTATCATGACCGTTCATTAAACGGACCACGTTCCGCTGCCTCACGGCAGCCGGAGCGATAAGTTGCATCATGGGTAAAGGCTGCGTTGGCCGCTTCTCTGCCGCGCAGTGCATGTGTAAGAATCGGCCATCGTTATCCGCCGTATTCCGATAAAAAATAACGAAAAAATGACATTTGAAGCAGAGGAAAACACCATGAGTTCAAGCGTGGAAAACCCAACGCCGCAGGCTCCTACTAAGAATAAAAAATACAAGCGCAAACGGGTACTTACCCTGTTGACCATGCTGTTTTTACTGGCTGGCTGCATCTGGTTCGTTTACTGGTATCAGGTGCTCAGGCACCATCAGGAAACTGACGATGCTTATGTGGCAGGCAATCAGGTGCAATTGATGTCCCAGGTGAGCGGCAGCGTCACCCGCGTTAACGTGGACAACACCGATTTCGTCAAGCAGGGGGCGGTTCTGGTCGAACTGGATGCGACAGATGCGCAACTGGCTTTCGAACGTGCGCAGACCGCGCTGGCCAACAGCGTGCGCCAGACGCACCAGTTGATGATCAACAGCAAACAATATCAGGCCAACATCGATCTGTATCAAACGGAGCTCAATAAAGCCACGGGCGACCTTGCGCGCCGTGAAGCGCTGGGCAACGTCAATGCCATCGGCCGTGAAGATGTGCAGCACGCCCGCGATGCCGTCGCCAGCGCGCGTGCTTCACTGGAAGTCGCCAAGCAGCAATATCAGGCCAATCGCGCCATGATCCTCGATACACCGCTTGAGCAACAACCCGGCGTACAACAGGCCGCGACCGATCTGCGCGACGCCTGGTTGGCACTGCAAAGAACCCGCATTGTCAGCCCGGTGGATGGCTATATTTCTCGTCGCAGCGTACAGGTGGGGGCACGTATCACCCCCGCTTCTGCACTGATGGCCGTGGTGTCCGCCCACCATTTGTGGGTGGATGCCAACTTTAAAGAAACGCAGCTTGCCAATATGCGTATCGGCCAACCCGTCACGGTGGTCAGTGATATCTACGGTGACGATGTGGTGTACCAGGGCAAGGTCGTCGGCCTCGACATGGGGACAGGCAGCGCGTTCTCCCTGTTACCGGCGCAAAATGCTACCGGTAACTGGATCAAGGTCGTGCAGCGTTTACCCGTACGTATTGAGCTGGATGCGCAGCAATTGGCGGAACACCCATTGCGTATTGGCCTTTCCACGCTGGTGAAAGTCGATACGGCCAATGTAGACGGAAAAGTGCTTTCCGATGCACCGCGCAGCGCACCGGCATATCAAAGCGATGCGTTGACGCTGGATCTGGCCCCGGTCAATACCCTGATCGACACCATCATTCGAGCTAATGCGGAATAACCTCGCAGGAGATGAGCGTGCAGAGAAAACCGCTTGAAGGCTCGGCCCTGGCCTGGATGACCGTCGCGCTGTCATTGGCGACCTTTATGCAGGTGCTGGATTCGACCATCGCCAACGTGGCCATCCCCACCATTGCCGGTAACCTGGGAGCCTCAAACTCTCAGGGTACTTGGGTTATCACGTCCTTCGGGGTAGCCAATGCGATTTCCATTCCGATTACCGGTTGGCTTGCCAAACGTATTGGTGAGGTGCGCCTGTTTTTATGGTCAACGGGATTGTTTGCTTTCACCTCATGGCTGTGCGGCGTGTCCACCAGCCTGGAAATGCTGATTTTCGCCCGTGTGCTTCAGGGGATCGTGGCAGGTCCGTTGATCCCCCTGTCGCAAAGCTTGTTACTGAGCAACTACCCGCCCGCCCGACGCAGTATTGCACTCGCGCTCTGGTCGATGACAGTGGTAGTGGCACCCATTTGTGGTCCGATTCTTGGCGGCTGGATCAGCGATAATTATCACTGGGGTTGGATCTTCTTTATCAACGTGCCGTTAGGCATTTTGGTGGTGGTCATCGCGATGCAAACCCTGAAGGGACGCGAAACCAAAACTGAAATCCGACCGATCGATACCATCGGTCTGGCACTGTTGATTGTCGGGATCGGCAGCCTGCAAATGATGCTGGACCTCGGTAAAGAGCTGGACTGGTTCAGCTCCAACGAGATTATCATCTTGACCGTGGTGGCGGTGGTCGCCATTGCCTTCCTGATTGTCTGGGAGCTGACCGACGACCATCCGGTGGTGGATTTATCGCTGTTTAAATCACGCAACTTCACCATTGGCTGCTTGTGTATCAGCCTGGCCTACATGTTCTATTTCGGCTCCATCGTGCTGTTACCGCAGCTGTTGCAAACCGTCTATGGCTACACCGCAACCTGGGCAGGGTTTGCCTCGGCGCCAGTCGGTTTGATGCCCGTGCTGCTCTCCCCGATCATTGGGCGCTTTGCACCACGTTTGGATATGCGCAAGCTGGTGACATTCAGCTTCATCATGTATGCCGTGTGCTTTTATTGGCGTGCGTATACTTTTGAACCGGGGATGGATTTCGGCGCGTCGGCCTGGCCGCAATTTGTGCAAGGGTTCGCCGTCGCCTGCTTCTTTATGCCGCTCACTACCATTACCCTCTCCGGGTTACCCCCAGAGCGACTGGCGGCGGCATCGAGCCTTTCGAACTTTGCGCGTACGCTGGCTGGCTCCATCGGTACCTCGATCACGACGACACTGTGGACACAGCGAGAATCACTGCACCACGCGCATCTCACTGAATCGGTGACCCCTTACAACCCCATAGCGCAGGGATCCTATCAGCAGTTGATGGAGATGGGGATGAGTGAGAAGCAGGCTTCCGCCTATATCGCCCAACAGATCACCAATCAAGGGTTGATCATTTCGGCCAATGAGATCTTTTGGGCAGCGGCGGCAGTCTTTCTGGTGCTGATGATATTGGTATGGTTTGCGCGGCCTCCGTTTACTACCGGGGGGGGGTGGTGGCGGTGCCCACTGAGAGCATTAGCCTGCAGGCTAAAACATAACAGCGTAGGTTATGTTTATAACTGAGTAAGGTTTCGTGCGCGATCGCACCCGTGTCTATCTGCCACTTGCATGGCACGCGCCCGACGAGGGGAATGCAATCACCCATTCCCCTCGACCCCAGGCTCTTTGCGCAATGTCGTCGCTTCGCGATACCTTCGGAAACAGCTGGTGCCGGACGGACCGTCCCCGACGCGTTCCAGACGCGGCGGGGACTTTCGCAGCATCCATGCTGCTCATCCTGGCCCCATCTTTTTCCTCAGCGCCATTGGACGCGGGAGGTCACCCCCCCCCCAGTCTGCCAGTTCATTCTCTAATGCATCACGCTTCAGTGATGCTATGTTGCCGCCACCATTCCGACAGCAGAATCCCCGTCGCAACGGAGATATTCAGGCTTTCCACTTTACCCGTGCCACCGATAGACAGTGGCAAATCGCCCTGCTGCCAGGTGCTGTCCGTCAGGCCATCACCTTCATGCCCTACCACCAATACCACTTTCTTAGGCAATGCGGTTTGTGCCAGCGGCTGCCCTTTGTGGCTGGAGGTGGTTGCGATGGTATAGCCTGCGGCACGGAACGCATCCAGCGCGGAAGGGAAACTGTCGGTTTGAATGGCATTCACATGCTCTGCACCGCCTTCTGCCGTGCGCACTGCTGCGCCGGATTCCAGCAACGAGGGATCGTGAATCAGCACACCTTCAACACCAAAGTGCGCGCAGGAACGCACGATACCACCCAGATTATGCGGGTTACCCACATTTTCCAGCGCCAGCACGCAGTCTGTTTCCTTTGTCTGTACCTGTGCCAGATAATCATTCACATCAGAGCCCTGACGTTTCTTGATCAGGAAGCACACGCCACCGTGATGATCGGTGCCAGACGCCTTGGTGAGTTCTTCATCATCCACCACATGGTAGGCTTTACGGTTCGCCGCCATCCAGCGTAACGCTTCACGGAAACGCGGTGTCACCTCTTGCAGGAACCAGGCGCGCACAATGGCGTCCGGACGGTTGGTAAACAGCGCCTGACAGGCGTTCTCACCATAAACCCGCGTCTCTTCCTGACGCTGACGGCGAATCTGCTCGGGATCGAGGTGACTCTTACCCACAATTCCGCCGTGGTCTGGCGTCTCGGCGGCATCCGGTGCGCGCGACACGGTTTTCCACGGCGAATCACTGCCGCGACCATAATCTGCACGATCGTCGCGCCCAGCGTTGTCATTGTTGCGGTGCGGATTTTCACGCACATAGCGCGGGTTCATGTCGCGCGGATCGCGCGGCTTGGTGCGGCCATCTTTATCGCGGTTATCGCGATTATCACGTGGCTTGCCACGCCCGTCTTTGTCACGGCTATCGCGAGACGCATACGGTCCTTTACTGCGCCCGTCTTTATCCCGGTTGTCGCGAGACTCATAGGGCCCTTTGCTACGCCCCTCTTTATCCCGGTTGTCACGGGATTCATAGGGTCCTTTGCTGCGCCCTTCTTTATCCCGGTTGTCACGGGACTCATAGGGTCCTTTGCTGCGCCCTTCTTTATCCCGGTTGTCACGGGACTCATAGGGTCCTTTGCTGCGCCCATCTTTGTCCCGGTTGTCGCGCCGCCCGGTTTTTTCGTTATCATTACGGCGATCGCGTGCACCGTCTCCGGTACGCGAATTTTTCTTTTCGTCCTCATTACGGACGTACATCACGCGGACCTTTCCGCTCTTACTACCCGCTGAATCGCTCATTATTTTCTCCACCAACGCGCTGGCGCGAAGATTACCTGATGTACACCCGCGACGCTACCGACTTCGGGCATAAAAGCGGAGTTTCCGTGACACCTCGGCAAACGATGACACCGAAACCTGAATCACAACGGTGATGGCTATTGTAATCATTGAGGAAACCACGTTGTTTCCCCTGTAAGCCATAACCATAATACCTTTACACTTATGTAACATGCTGTGGTTTTTCAGCCTGCCCTAGGGTTTCGGCACAGCGTTGACTACAGCACATCTATTTTAGCCTTTTTATGATTTGAGGTCGCCTATGAACACGGTATGCGAATCCTGCCACACCACGAACCGTTTGCCTGAAGAACGCCTTCACGACAGCCCAACCTGTGGCCGCTGCGGCAGCGAACTGTTTTCCGGTGAGGTGATCAATGCCACCAGCGCCACATTCGACAAGCTGTTGCAAGACGATTTGCCAGTGATCGTCGACTTTTGGGCGCCCTGGTGTGGCCCCTGCGTCGCCTTTGCCCCGATCTTTACGGCGGTGGCGCAAGAGCGCGCGGGTAATGTTCGCTTTATCAAGGTGAATACCGAAGCTGAGCCGGAATTAAGTGCCCGTTTTCGCATTCGCAGCATTCCGACACTGATGGTGTTTAAGCAGGGTAAACCGGTAGATATCATGAGCGGTGCGCTGCCGAAAACGCCGTTTGAAAACTGGTTAGATGAAACGATTTGAGCGGTTGCGCCATCGAATAAAAACCGCACTGGGGCTTTCTGTCCTCCAGTGCGTCAAGTAGAATAGCGCTTTTTAGCGACTCCCTATGCGCGATAACGCTGTTCTTCGTTTGCGCCAGCACCGGCTGGAACGCTCCACCCGCCCTTTTCGGGCCCGAGGTTGCCGTGTGGTACGTTGTCAACACTGCCTGCTGCCGGTAACCAACTGTCTGTGCGACACCATCACCCCGCATTCGGCACGCAGCCGTTTCTGCTTGATCATGTTCGATACCGAGCCATTAAAGCCCAGCAACACCGGCCGCCTGATTGCCGATATCCTGCCCGACACCCAGGCCTTTCTCTGGTCACGCACAGAGCCTGACCCCGCGTTGCTGGCGGCACTGCAAACCCCGGACTATCAGCCCTATCTGGTTTTTCTTGCGGATGAAGCCGAGCCGTCACGTCAGGTATTGCACCGTTTACCGGATAACTCCAAGCCGCCGCTGTTTGTGCTGCTGGACGGCACCTGGCCGGAAGCGCGCAAGATGTTTCGTAAAAGTCCTTATCTGGATGCACTGCCCATTTTGTCGCTTGCGGTTGAATCA
This genomic interval carries:
- a CDS encoding tRNA-uridine aminocarboxypropyltransferase, which codes for MRDNAVLRLRQHRLERSTRPFRARGCRVVRCQHCLLPVTNCLCDTITPHSARSRFCLIMFDTEPLKPSNTGRLIADILPDTQAFLWSRTEPDPALLAALQTPDYQPYLVFLADEAEPSRQVLHRLPDNSKPPLFVLLDGTWPEARKMFRKSPYLDALPILSLAVESLSRYQLREASGAGQHCTAEIAAALLQQAGDKDASQGLLNHFDRFRQRYLAGKAHRPVQEISSTVTA
- a CDS encoding IS5 family transposase, giving the protein MAKQKFKITNWSTYNKALKLRGSLTIWLDESSVSAWTEKTTPERRGRPRHYSDMAITTVLMMKRVFGLSLRALQGFVDSIFKLMGLPLRCPDYSLLSKRAKTVKISIKTPTRGEISHLVIDATGLKVFGEGEWKVRQHGAERRRVWRKLHLATDSVTHEIICADLSLSGTTDAQALPGLINQTHRKIREASADGAYDTRYCHDVLLRKRIKPLIPPRRGAQYWPDRYHERNHAVADQRLSGSNDVWKKKVGYHRRSVAETAIFRFKTLLGDHLSLRDYDAQVGEAMAMVKALNKMTLLGMPNSIRIA
- the trxC gene encoding thioredoxin TrxC, whose translation is MNTVCESCHTTNRLPEERLHDSPTCGRCGSELFSGEVINATSATFDKLLQDDLPVIVDFWAPWCGPCVAFAPIFTAVAQERAGNVRFIKVNTEAEPELSARFRIRSIPTLMVFKQGKPVDIMSGALPKTPFENWLDETI
- a CDS encoding tRNA/rRNA methyltransferase, with the translated sequence MSDSAGSKSGKVRVMYVRNEDEKKNSRTGDGARDRRNDNEKTGRRDNRDKDGRSKGPYESRDNRDKEGRSKGPYESRDNRDKEGRSKGPYESRDNRDKEGRSKGPYESRDNRDKDGRSKGPYASRDSRDKDGRGKPRDNRDNRDKDGRTKPRDPRDMNPRYVRENPHRNNDNAGRDDRADYGRGSDSPWKTVSRAPDAAETPDHGGIVGKSHLDPEQIRRQRQEETRVYGENACQALFTNRPDAIVRAWFLQEVTPRFREALRWMAANRKAYHVVDDEELTKASGTDHHGGVCFLIKKRQGSDVNDYLAQVQTKETDCVLALENVGNPHNLGGIVRSCAHFGVEGVLIHDPSLLESGAAVRTAEGGAEHVNAIQTDSFPSALDAFRAAGYTIATTSSHKGQPLAQTALPKKVVLVVGHEGDGLTDSTWQQGDLPLSIGGTGKVESLNISVATGILLSEWWRQHSITEA
- the emrA gene encoding multidrug efflux MFS transporter periplasmic adaptor subunit EmrA, whose product is MSSSVENPTPQAPTKNKKYKRKRVLTLLTMLFLLAGCIWFVYWYQVLRHHQETDDAYVAGNQVQLMSQVSGSVTRVNVDNTDFVKQGAVLVELDATDAQLAFERAQTALANSVRQTHQLMINSKQYQANIDLYQTELNKATGDLARREALGNVNAIGREDVQHARDAVASARASLEVAKQQYQANRAMILDTPLEQQPGVQQAATDLRDAWLALQRTRIVSPVDGYISRRSVQVGARITPASALMAVVSAHHLWVDANFKETQLANMRIGQPVTVVSDIYGDDVVYQGKVVGLDMGTGSAFSLLPAQNATGNWIKVVQRLPVRIELDAQQLAEHPLRIGLSTLVKVDTANVDGKVLSDAPRSAPAYQSDALTLDLAPVNTLIDTIIRANAE